The following are encoded together in the Chaetodon trifascialis isolate fChaTrf1 chromosome 3, fChaTrf1.hap1, whole genome shotgun sequence genome:
- the sdc4 gene encoding syndecan-4 isoform X1, producing the protein MLALCLVLVLSASVFSESQVRETETWMPMKTTKAAAMLTHRDNLESSGDAPNGSDFGFTDDEDEDDMYDEDDGGDAEYYTDTLYDDEDEYDEFSGSGDGATTASPGRESKPSVKPDVNDNKIPELERPVRPTVNEVDVVRISNEIPLLRNEAGEEPPSNVLMSHASEDSVFNKTEVLAALIAGGAVGLMFAVLLILLLIYRMKKKDEGSYDLGKKPIYKKAPTTEIYA; encoded by the exons ATGCTCGCCCTCTGCCTCGTGTTGGTTTTATCTGCCTCCGTTTTCTCAGAGTCG CAGGTGAGGGAGACGGAGACATGGATGCCCATGAAGACCACAAAGGCGGCCGCCATGTTGACACACCGTGACAACCTGGAGTCATCGGGAGACGCCCCGAATGGCTCCGACTTCGGCTTCACGGACGACGAAGACGAGGACGACATGTACGACGAAGACGATGGTGGCGACGCCGAATACTACACCGACACGCTGTACGACGACGAGGACGAGTACGACGAATTCTCCGGATCTGGTGACGGAG caacaacagcgtCACCTGGAAGAGAGTCCAAGCCGTCAGTCAAG cCCGACGTGAACGACAACAAGATCCCGGAGCTGGAGCGTCCGGTGCGGCCGACCGTCAACGAGGTGGACGTCGTCAGGATCAGCAACGAAATCCCTCTGCTGAGGAACGAGGCCGGCGAGGAGCCCCCGTCCAACGTCCTCATGTCCCACGCCAGCGAAGACAGCGTCTTCAACAAGACAGAGGTCCTCGCAG CTCTGATCGCGGGCGGCGCCGTCGGCCTGATGTTCGccgtcctcctcatcctcctcctcatctacCGCATGAAGAAGAAGGACGAGGGCAGCTACGATCTGGGGAAGAAGCCCATCTACAAGAAAGCCCCCACCACAGAGATCTACGCATAG
- the sdc4 gene encoding syndecan-4 isoform X2, with protein sequence MLALCLVLVLSASVFSESVRETETWMPMKTTKAAAMLTHRDNLESSGDAPNGSDFGFTDDEDEDDMYDEDDGGDAEYYTDTLYDDEDEYDEFSGSGDGATTASPGRESKPSVKPDVNDNKIPELERPVRPTVNEVDVVRISNEIPLLRNEAGEEPPSNVLMSHASEDSVFNKTEVLAALIAGGAVGLMFAVLLILLLIYRMKKKDEGSYDLGKKPIYKKAPTTEIYA encoded by the exons ATGCTCGCCCTCTGCCTCGTGTTGGTTTTATCTGCCTCCGTTTTCTCAGAGTCG GTGAGGGAGACGGAGACATGGATGCCCATGAAGACCACAAAGGCGGCCGCCATGTTGACACACCGTGACAACCTGGAGTCATCGGGAGACGCCCCGAATGGCTCCGACTTCGGCTTCACGGACGACGAAGACGAGGACGACATGTACGACGAAGACGATGGTGGCGACGCCGAATACTACACCGACACGCTGTACGACGACGAGGACGAGTACGACGAATTCTCCGGATCTGGTGACGGAG caacaacagcgtCACCTGGAAGAGAGTCCAAGCCGTCAGTCAAG cCCGACGTGAACGACAACAAGATCCCGGAGCTGGAGCGTCCGGTGCGGCCGACCGTCAACGAGGTGGACGTCGTCAGGATCAGCAACGAAATCCCTCTGCTGAGGAACGAGGCCGGCGAGGAGCCCCCGTCCAACGTCCTCATGTCCCACGCCAGCGAAGACAGCGTCTTCAACAAGACAGAGGTCCTCGCAG CTCTGATCGCGGGCGGCGCCGTCGGCCTGATGTTCGccgtcctcctcatcctcctcctcatctacCGCATGAAGAAGAAGGACGAGGGCAGCTACGATCTGGGGAAGAAGCCCATCTACAAGAAAGCCCCCACCACAGAGATCTACGCATAG